TAGGTAGGCTAAAAACTAACAATTCTTCAGAAGTATACCCTACTACACTATTGTTTCAATTCCTTATAGGTAGGCTAAAAACCTGCGAGAGCTGCTTTAATGACTTGTTCATCACATGGTTTCAATTCCTTATAGGTAGGCTAAAAACCCAACCTATCACAAGAGCAGAGGCAGTGGCTCTCATGTTTCAATTCCTTATAGGTAGGCTAAAAACACAATTGAAGATAAAAAACTTAAGAAACAAATTAGAGTTTCAATTCCTTATAGGTAGGCTAAAAACAATTGCAAATGTTGAATAGGGCAATATTGATTGGAAGATGTTTCAATTCCTTATAGGTAGGCTAAAAACTAGCACGTCTTAAAGAGGGATATACAGTAGACCAAAGTTTCAATTCCTTATAGGTAGGCTAAAAACCCTTCTAAAACCTTGACCATGTTGCTATCATTTTTGATGTTTCAATTCCTTATAGGTAGGCTAAAAACATGCAGTTAGATATTCAGTAGAAGCAGGCGCCAAAGGGTTTCAATTCCTTATAGGTAGGCTAAAAACATAAAACTATAAGACGAATAATTACCTGCATCTTGGTTTCAATTCCTTATAGGTAGGCTAAAAACCTGCCTCTGTATATACTACCATCTTTCCTAACATAGGTTTCAATTCCTTATAGGTAGGCTAAAAACGCTGTTTTGTCATCATCAAAATAAAGTTCTTCAATGTTTCAATTCCTTATAGGTAGGCTAAAAACGTTTTTTTATAAAACTATTCTTTTATTGTAGTGTCAAGTTTCAATTCCTTATAGGTAGGCTAAAAACTTATTTATTTCATACCTTTTTATTGTATCAATTTCAGTTTCAATTCCTTATAGGTAGGCTAAAAACTTTAAATGTATCACTATTTATATTATTTTTATTTAAGTTTCAATTCCTTATAGGTAGGCTAAAAACACTAAATCTGGGGAAATGTTTAGTTTAAAAGATACTTGTTTCAATTCCTTATAGGTAGGCTAAAAACTATTTACACCTTCACCAACTATATATTCTTTGTCATGTTTCAACGAACTAATCTTGATTTTCCCTCAAGTATCGGTTTCCTGATTACCATTAAAGCAGCCTAACTAAAAATTGCCAAGGAGGTGTTGTCAGATGTCAATTGATAACTGGAAAGAAGAATTTATCACCAGCGAGTTCGGACCGCTTTTGAAACGCACCAATACCAAGACCGGTGAGGTGCAGCTTTTTAGTCCAAGCGGTAAGCAGGTTGGTAACTCATTCTTCATTCCGGTACAAAAGGATGAAAACAGCGAGCTGGAAAATGTCAGACGGAGAGCATTGGAACAACTGAACCAGTACCCGCAGGAAGATGCCTTCGTTAAGTACGCTAAGGATAGCTTGGAAGATGCTCAGACGTTAGAGCGCATTGACAACTTGATGCGATTGCTCTTTCAACATTTTACCACTAAAGCCGTCAATACGGCTACTACTTCAAAATCTGAAAAGGAGGGGTCAGGTATGTGGGATGAGGTAAGAAAGCGTTACGAAACGGATGAGATATTCCGCAAGAAGGTTGATAAGGTTGCTAAGGAATGGCGAGCGTTGAGGGGTAACCGGAGTTCCTTTGAAAGTTACGTGGAGGTAGTCCTCCGCAACTACGAAGTATCAAAATCCGTTGCCAACGGCACATCATTCGCACGTTCCGATGATGAAATCCTCCAGGGGCTTTTAGATTCCGTTAAGAAGGAGGTCGTCCAGAAAAATTTCCGGAGAGCTACTGCTCTCCAGAGAGAGGTTGAGGAGGGAAGTTACGATATGAACAATATCGCGCGGTTTCTAGAAGAAATCTACGGGCTGAAACGCCCGCCATTTACTGCTAACGACTTTACACGATTCTCTAAGGAGACGAAGGAGCGTTACGAACCCTACTCTTCAAGCATGTACCGTGCAGTAACGTTACAGGCCAAGGATTTGCAAGGACGGTTAAGCCAATGGTTAAAGGAATTGCCAAACGTCCTCAGCTATCGGGACAGGCTGACAGATACTGCTAAGGAGAAGGTTACTAAACAGCTAACCGATATTTTCTCCATGCTGATGACCGTGGGTACTCTAGACGATGCTACCGTTGATAAGATTTCTACGCCTACCCGTAAACGTGACGGTAACAGTTACACGCAGATGGAAATGGAAGAGTTCTTCAAGCGAGGACAAGAACTAGCCAGCAACTGGTATACATTCGTTAAGAGAGTGCAAGTTTCTGTGGAAAAGGAGAAGTCCGAAAGGAGTTACCTCTCCGGTGACCTGAAAACTTTGTCTAGCGTCGCACGCTGGCAGTATCCAGACAACATTCAACCAGACATTGAGAAGCGTGACGACAGTGATTTCTGGAGCAGCCTGTTCAGGACGCTACCACCTAGTCACGAACTTAGTAAGCTGATTAACCAAAAAATCTTTAACGAGTAACAGAAGGGAGATGAATGCCATGCTGCCGATTGCTTACTGGAATAAGTGGAACGAACTAATGAAAGACGAGTTGGCTGAAAGGCTATCTCGAACCTGTTTCGGGAATTTCGGATACGACTTTATCTGCGCCTTTGGTGACAACGAGTGGGAAGCTCTCTACCACTGCCCGTTGGGAATGCAGTGCTGTGAAGCAACCTACCACTACGATTTGGTACCAAGCCGAATCAAGAAACAATTGGAGAATGCCGGATAAGAGGTGAAATGCGTGACTGTCTACCACCAAGTAAACATCAATCTGATAGACGGAAGACCGCAGTTCGTATCGCCGTTTGTCAGCAGGTTGGGAGTTTCGCACACTTGTCCTACCTGTGGGAAAGAGTTGAAGCCGCTGACCTTCGAGGTCGGGAAGGTTACCGTGTCAGAGCACTTCCATCCAAGGGTTCCAGTAACCGATGACGATGGAGGAATCTACTCCTTCCCGACTAAGCTTCCTTTCCCACTATACGGTTTAGTTACGTTAAGAGGCCAGCCAGTCGGAGAAGTTCGTGAACAGCATGTACCTGGCATTCCAGTACCGATTCTTCAGAGTGAGGCGTTTCTCCCACAAAGCATCGAGCAAGTGTTCTGTGGCCTGTGCTATCGTCCGATTGAAGTGGAAGTCATCCCTCTCTATCACTACCGTCAAATAGGGTTAATTCCCGTCTGTTGCCTAACGAGACCTCGAACGTTGCTAGAAGCTGTTTTCGCCCATCAGAGGTCTCGTTTTAATCTGAGAACAGTTGATGGAAGACTTATCGAGGTGATTAGAAATGCCACCCAAGAAGGGAACACCCGAATATGAGGCGTGGAGGAATTCTCCACAGTATGAGGAGTATCGTCAACGGATGAGGCAGCGGCGTCGAGATCCAGAGTTTCAAGAGAAGCTCCGTCAGGCTATGCAGTCAGAGGAGTTCCGAGCGAAGATGAGTCAAGCGGCAAAGAGACAATGGCAAGATGAGGCGCTCCGAGAGAAGCTCCGTCAAGAGATGCTCACAAGTGAGAGGTATCGCCAATCAAGACAGTTTATGCAGTCCGAAGAGTATCGAGAGAAGCTCCGTCAAGCAATGCTGCAGAGCGAGAAGTATCGTCAAGCAATGCAGTCCGAAGAATACAGAAAGAAGAAGAGTCAAGCAATGCTGCAGAGCGAGAGTTTTCAGCAAATGATGAAAGAGCGTTGGCAGGATGAGGCGTTTCGAGAGAAGATGCATCAAGTACGTCAGTCCGAAGAGTTCCGAGAGAAGCTTCGTCAAGCACTTCAAGAACTCTGGCAAGACCCAGACTACGCACGCAAAGCTCTCACGCAGCACCTCCGACAAACTCGTCCGGAGAAGCTTATAGAACAACGCCTCAACGAACTTTTCCCTGGAGAGTACAAGTACGTTGGAGACGGGCAACTCATCATCGGTGGGAAATGTCCGGACTTTGCAAATGTCAACGGTAAGAAAAAGCTAATCGAGGTCTTCGGAGACTACTGGCACGAAGGTCAGGACCCACAGGAGAGAATCGAGTTTTTCCGTCAGTACGGTTTCGACTGCTTGGTCATCTGGGAGTCTGAGTTAGAAGACATTACTACTGTGGTAGAGAAGCTAGTTGAGTTTCACCGAGTTTGACCGTCACTGATGGAATTTTTTTCTCCTCCAGAAAAAAGTTGCTCTCTATAAAGTTCCGTTGGTGTAACCTAAAATTTTATCCATAAGGAAGCTAAGGAGGTGAGATAGTGCCTCTACCTAAGAAAGGAACACCAGAATATGAGGCTTGGCGTAACTCTCCAGCCTACGAGGAGTGGCGAAAGACGACGAGTCAAGTAGTAAAGGACCTCTGGCAAGACCCGAACTCAAAGTTACGTCAAGCAAGGCAATCAGACGAATATCGAGAAAAACATCGTCAGAGGATGCTGAAGCAGTGGCAAGAGCCGAACTCAAAGATTCGACAAGTCTGCCAGTCAGAAGAGTTCCGAGAGAAGGTAAGACAAGCAATAAAAGAAGCGATGCAAGACCCAGAGGTGAGGGCTCGGCAGAGCGAAAGCGTGAAACAAGCTTGGCAAAATCCAGAAATACGTGAGAAGTATCTGAGCTTTCTCCGTGACCCGGAAGCTAACAAAGAACGTAGGAAACGCATCTCTGAAGGAATGCGAAAAAGCTCAAAACGTATTGGCAGACCACCTAAAGGAGGCGAGACGGAATGTTCTGGCTGATTTGGTCGCTGGTAACTTTGTCGGTAATTGGGAATGGCTACCTTTACTTAAAAGAAAGCAAAACCACAAGTTAGTACGTCAAAATATCGTTGGATTAACGTTTATAAGCCTCTATGCACCTAGGAACTTATTTCGTCAACTATTTTTATACGTGGAAAGAAAAACCAACTAAATTTAAGGAGGTTTGATAACTATGCAACGAGAGCCTTTCTACACGAAGGACTTGCATTTCGCTGCTTACCTAATGTTGAACGGTTATAAGCCGGAAATCAGAGTTCCGTTTCCTGGAGCAAAGAAAGTAATGTTCCTTTACCCAGAAGCAGACTTCTCCACCCTGCGGGACTTGCGAACGAGGTTCGAGGGTGACAAAAACCTGACCGTAAACCTGTTCGACTACGTTAGAGCGATGCGGGAGCTAGGAGACCGCATTAACTACATTAAACGAGAAACATTGAAGAAGGAGGCTGGTCAAAATGACCACAGCGAGGGTACTGGAATGTAACGTTCAGGATAACTTACAGCTATTACTTTCACCACTTTCGATGGAAGACTTGAAGCGTAGCGGACTAAATGAAGAGACCATTAAGAAGATGGGTGTCAGGGATGCTACAGATGTAGAGAGAAACTTGACTCCTTTCCCACAAAGCACCGGCTACGTCATTCCGTATTTCGATAAGGACGGAAATCCCATTTATGACAGGCTCATTACTGGCGAAAAGGAGCAAATCCCTTTCTTCCGTATTCGCTACCATCAACCGCCTATCAATTCCGAAGGAAAACAGGTTAAGTACGCTCAGCCAAAGGACAGTGGCGTTCACGTCTATGTTCTGCCGGAAGTCTGGAAGATAGCCAAAGATACTTCTAAGCCTCTCGTCATAGTGGAGGGCGAAAAGAAAGCTGCGAAAGCAGTACAAGAAGGCATTCCCGCCATTGCCCTTGGTGGCGTCAATAACGTTAGGCACGGTAAGTACAAAATCAAGCCGAGCGAAATTGGAGAAAGCAAGAGAGGTTTTATCACTTTTACGATAAAGGATGCGGAGGCTATCCAGTTGCTGGAAGAACACGTAGCTCCAGAACTTCTCGAATTTGACTGGAGACAGCGGACAGTTTACATTGTCTTCGATAGTGATTCATCAACTGGCTTTCCAGTCAAGGAGCAAGTCCAGCAAGCCGCCTTTGATTTCGCTTTCTGGCTGTTCAAACGGGGTGCTGATGTAAGGCAGGTCATTCTGCCTCCTCCGGAAAAGGAAGGAAAAAAGGTTGGACTGGATGACTTCCTGCTTACCCACACCGCTAACGATTTTTGGGAATTGGCTAAACAGGCTCGATTTCCGATACAACCGCAACTGCGTAGCTGGCTGCAAAGACACTTAAGAAAACGAGGGCTAAACCGGGACGATTACGAAATGGCAGCCACAGCAATAGTAGCCGACCTAGATTATGAAGGACGGCGTTATCGTGATGAGGCGGATAACAGAAAGTTCTACTACTTCGATGGGAAAGAGAAACTTCTTTACGAAGTAGATTGGACTGAAAATGCAAATGCCTTCCGGGTTGGAGAGTTTGCGGAGCTAATCACAGCTAAATACGGTATTGGAACCGCCGATAGAGAGGTCATAAACCGGCTATCAACAGTTTTCATACAAGGCTGCCCTCGGGTGAGGATTCGTAAGGTTTCTTATGTGAACGAACCGCCGAAAGTACCAACGGACGTTCTATACGTTCAGCTTAGCGACTCGGCAGTTGCGAGGGTGACTAAGAATACTATCACTTTGGAGGATAACGGTGTTGACGGCGTGCTGTTCAAAAAAGGAATCGTTAAGCCAGCTAAGATAGACTTCCAGAACTTACCTTCACAACCAAAAAGGTTATGGCGTCAGGTAGTGGATACTCTCAACCTTGACAGTCATTCCATTTTTACAGATGAAGAACAAAGAACACTGCTTGAAGTCCTCTGCTACCTCTCTCCTCTTTTCCGGGACTGGAGAGGATTGGAGTTGCCAGTGGAAATGGCTATCGGTGAAGCTGGGTCAGGGAAATCTCGCTTTTACTACGTTCGGACAGGAGTTCTTGTTGGAGAGATAGGCGTTGGAGTCACTCCAAGGGACTTGCAAGAGTTGAGAACTTTCCTTGCCAGCGCCCGTGGGATTTACGTATTTGATAACGTCAGACCAGGCAGCTTGAGAAACTACCGGGAGCAATTCGAGGAAGAAATCGCCAGGGCTGTCACGCTAAAGAAAATTCAATACCGTCCTCTCTATTCCAACACAGACGTAACCGTTAAGACAGACTGCACTTTCGCTATTACTGCTACTCGTCTACCCATCCACGCTTCAGATTTGATGGAGCGGTCGTTAGTTTTCAGATTCAAAAAGATACCGGAAGGTCAAAAGGTAGACGACTGGGAGTGGAAGGTACTATACGACAACCCTGGTCGGGAAGCATTGCTAACTGATATGCTCGTTGCCGCTCAACGCTTCTTCCAGCTTGTCGATACAAAGTTTGAAGCCTACCGGCGTAAGAGTGTACGTCTTGAGGGTTTCGAGAGGGCACTGCTACTGATGGCAGAGGCTCTTGATGAAAGCAGGCAGCTACTCTCTACCATGGAGTCTGTTGTTGACAAGTTGCCAGAGGTGATACGGCAGACGCAGTACCAAGCAGATAACGCATTGATGGTTCTAAGGGAATTTGCGGAGCAGCGAAGACAAGAAATAGAAGCAGGACAGAAGAAACCAATTTTCCAGCTTAGAGAAATTACTGATTGGGTTCTGGCCAACTCCAATGGCCCAAGTACCATTCCGTATCCCTTCCATAATCCGCAGGAACTTGCTGGCTACATTCGGGAGCAGGAGGAGCTGGTAGCAGAAGTTACTGGAATTCGAGTTCACCGAAGAGACCCGAACACTACTTATTACACCTGCTAAAAACCACCTCTCATTTAAGCTCAACTAAGCGATAATGCTTGGCTGGGCTTTTCTGTTGGTTCCCACGCCTAGCTTTGCTAGCATCGAAGCTAGCTAAGCTAGCACGAAGCTAGCAATCGAAAATCCAATAAAATCAATAGTTTGCGGCGTTTTTGCTAGCTTTTTTAGCTTTTTTAGCATATTCCTTTATATGGAATTTTTTAAGAGAGGTGTTTATAAAAACTATATATAGAGATATACCAAAAAACCTAAGATAGCTAGGCACGAATCGTAAAATACTTGCAAATAGTAGATTTGCCGTTGCTAGCTTCGAGCTAGCGGGAGCTAGCCCTAAGCTAGCAAAGCTAACAATAAACTCCTCTGTTACAACGACTGTTTCTTCCTCTTCCGAAGTAAAAAAGTTCCTCCCTATAAAGTTCCTGTCAAGCCATTTATAATTTAATCATTAACAATAAATGGTAGGGAGTGAGATTATATGAGTAATTCCACTTATGAAGAATTCTTGAAGGAAATCGAATATCAAGACCAGCGATGGAGCAACCAGCAGTATGCTATTCTAATTGAGGTCATGCCGTGGGTTACGAATTACGACCAGGAGCTTTGGGATACCATCTGTGCTTCATACTATCACGATATTGATGAACTACCGGAAGCACCATTATTTGTTGTTGATGGTAGAACATATAAGTGGCACAAAGACGTGATGGATGCTCTCGGAGACGGTTTCGCTATGAAGATGTTACCAATTATGCTAGAACTAGGAGCGACAGTCCGACCAACTTACTACATCAACTCTCTGGACGAAAGAGTCCGCTATTTCTTCGACGTTATCGTCCCTCGGCACGAGAAACGGCAGTTCCTAGACAAATTCTTCGATGCCGTCCGACGTAGAAACTTGAGGAGGTGATTAGTATGCCCTATCCGGTTCTTAAAATAAGTGACTTAGACACTACCTCTCCGCAGAGGTTTAAGTCTTACAAACGGATGTGCTACGAACATAGTCTTCCAATGATTATCGTAGACTTCCAGACGGAGCACAACTATTGTGAAGTCACTCTTGACCTTTCTCCCACTGGTCTTAAGTTCCTTCCCTCCGAGATGAAGGCATTAGAGAGAATCAGTAAGCGTCACGGCTGGCTAGACCGATTTGACATCACTCCTACGAAAGCTCGATTTTTCTACGGTAACTGGAGTGACCCATCGGAACAGGAAGACTACAGCTTTCTTCTGGAAGACGTTTTGAAGTGGATAGATAAGCACATCCCACGTTCTCACATTTTTGCTGTTCTGACTGCTCCGGTCTATGCTACCGTTCAAGTATCAGTTGGCTGAAAGAGGTGATGATAGTTTGAGGCTCGAGCAGGCATTGGAATTAGCGAGTAAACACGTGCATGGTTGTATTTTGTGCGGTTCTGGACAGATTTCTTACATTGGGTGCTTCCTCCCGTCTCCAGAGCAATTAAATCCGACCAACAAGTATCAGGTTGCGTTCTACGGTGTATGTGGAGAATGTTTGAAAAACCGTAACGCTCAGCAGCGTATCGAAGCTAAGTTGCTGGAACTCCGTCCTCGCAAGTAACATCTTTTACCTATCCGGTATAGTTTTCTTACGGAGAGCCTCAGAAGCAGGCTCTTTTTTCTTGTATGATTTGACAAAATTCGACAAACATTTTGGTGCCCCCTCTTTTATTCATGACTGAACTATACTATAATATAATCATAAGTTGTAAGATTTTTCCAACAAAGAAAGGAGATGGTGCTATGACCAAACGTGAAGTGCTCAAAAAAGTGCGAGACATCATTCGATGTCTGGAACACCAACAAACGCTGCCTACAGACACCTGTTCTGTGGTAGCCGCGAAGAAGCTGGAGATGCTCGTGAAAGAGGCTCCAGCTTCTCTAGTTTATGAGCTTTCCTGCATTTACAGCCAGCTTCTCCACTCCGGAGAGGACGTAGGCACTGTCCTCAACCGACTGAGAAAACTCCTGCATAGCGAAGGGAGGTGATTACCGTGGCACCAAGAACCAAGAGCGAGCCGGTTGAACCCAAGCAGTCTTTAGTTATCCCTCCTGGCAACACTCCGCCGGAATTGCAGGCATTGCGCTCTAAAAGAGATGCCTTCCGTGCTAACCTTCAATACGCCATTAAGCAGGAGGAAGTCTACCGTGAGAAGTTTGAAAATGGTGACGAGCTGGCAGAACTGAAGATGCTGGAGCAACGACTGCGGGTTGACTGGTACTCAAAAAAGATTGCCGAAGTAGAGCAAGAAATCCAGCGATACTATCTCAAACGCAAAGCTGAGAAGAAAGAAACTGAGCCTGAACAGGAAAAAGCCAAAAAGGAAGGCGCTGCGTGAAGAAAAGCGTGGCGCCTTCTGGTTTTTCTCTCTTGCAAACCAATTATACGACTCTATGCCCTACGGAACTTTTTTCTTCAATATTTTTTATACCCCGTGTCAATTACCAACTTTCTTGGGAGGTGAGATTATGCTTAAAGTGCGTACCTGTAAGACCTGCCCTCTCTACGATAGAGAGCTTTCTCGTTGCCGGATGGGTTTCGTTAACCCCTCTACCAAACAGGCTACCACGAAAGCGATGGCTGCTTACGGCAGCGACTACGTCTGTCACTACAACCATTGGAAGAATTCTGGTACATTAAAGTATCAGCTTTATCTATAAGTAGCCCAACCCACCTCGATTTACTTTCCGTAGTTGACTTTATTGATAGACTTTGATATAATTTCTATCAGAATACATCAAGTTGATTGAGGTGGGTTGCATGGCTCCTCGGAAAGCGGAACCACGTACTAAATTGGTAAGTGTTACCTTTACCGAAGACGAATACGAAGCCGTTAAGAAGGCAGCGTTGATGACCGACCGTAGCCTAGCTGCCCTTGTTCGGTGGGCTGCGATAAAGTACCTTAGAGAGGTGGACCTGCTGCCAAGCGGCGAAATTGCAAAGGAGGAAATCGGCGATGAAAGGTCGGTATAAGATTGTTATACCGGTGGTAATAGCTGCTGCCGCTGTTGGCGGATATTTAATTTTTTCAAAGCCTCAAGTGGCAACACAACCAGCAAAGAATAATCCAGTTCAGGAAGTAGATAAGACAGCCTCTGAAAATACTTCCGCTGCTCAAGAAATTGCGTCTGCGGATACGCCGGATATTGTTATCAGCAAAGAAAACCTCCATAAGTTAGATGTTCCCTTACCCGATAAAGATGTGGTGGAAAAGATTCAAGCTGAACTGTTTAAGAATGTTAAGCAGGAAGACTTAGAGAAAGCAAAAAAGACCGTCCACGAGCTACATATGTCTTTCGAGTCTGGCTTTATTTATGAAGCAGAAAACTGGATTAAAAAGTACAGTAACCCTAATAGCCCGGGTTGGGTCTTCTGGGAGAAGACCGGCACAATAGAAATTCCCGGCTACACTGAGAAGGTATACAACGAAAGAGACGGTAAATGGTATATCCAACAACTTGAAGGCATTAAGACGATTTTCGCTGGCAAAACCACCTTCGTTGACGATATTACTAGAGCTCAAGAACTGATAGACAAAGCTGTGAAGAACCACGACATCAAAAGTCTGTGGTATGCTCATCAGGTACTGCATGACCTTGACTATTGGGTATTAAATTATCCTATTCAATATCCAAAAGGTGTACCTGCTCCTCCCGATTGGAAGGGTGTGAAGACGTATTTCGGCACAATAAGTGTTTTAGATTAGTTTAAGAATATGAGATTACTACGGGTGGTAGCAACTTTAGAAGGCAAGAAAGGTACTCTGTCAAATGCTACTACTACCTGGTTGGCCAAAATAGAAAGAGAAAATTTCCTTTACTTAATACTTGGCAGTTGAAGGAGGAGAGATGGAACTATGCAATTAGAACTAATACGTAATATACTTGGAACTCCATTTTAC
The window above is part of the Thermoanaerobacterium sp. PSU-2 genome. Proteins encoded here:
- a CDS encoding DUF3854 domain-containing protein gives rise to the protein MTTARVLECNVQDNLQLLLSPLSMEDLKRSGLNEETIKKMGVRDATDVERNLTPFPQSTGYVIPYFDKDGNPIYDRLITGEKEQIPFFRIRYHQPPINSEGKQVKYAQPKDSGVHVYVLPEVWKIAKDTSKPLVIVEGEKKAAKAVQEGIPAIALGGVNNVRHGKYKIKPSEIGESKRGFITFTIKDAEAIQLLEEHVAPELLEFDWRQRTVYIVFDSDSSTGFPVKEQVQQAAFDFAFWLFKRGADVRQVILPPPEKEGKKVGLDDFLLTHTANDFWELAKQARFPIQPQLRSWLQRHLRKRGLNRDDYEMAATAIVADLDYEGRRYRDEADNRKFYYFDGKEKLLYEVDWTENANAFRVGEFAELITAKYGIGTADREVINRLSTVFIQGCPRVRIRKVSYVNEPPKVPTDVLYVQLSDSAVARVTKNTITLEDNGVDGVLFKKGIVKPAKIDFQNLPSQPKRLWRQVVDTLNLDSHSIFTDEEQRTLLEVLCYLSPLFRDWRGLELPVEMAIGEAGSGKSRFYYVRTGVLVGEIGVGVTPRDLQELRTFLASARGIYVFDNVRPGSLRNYREQFEEEIARAVTLKKIQYRPLYSNTDVTVKTDCTFAITATRLPIHASDLMERSLVFRFKKIPEGQKVDDWEWKVLYDNPGREALLTDMLVAAQRFFQLVDTKFEAYRRKSVRLEGFERALLLMAEALDESRQLLSTMESVVDKLPEVIRQTQYQADNALMVLREFAEQRRQEIEAGQKKPIFQLREITDWVLANSNGPSTIPYPFHNPQELAGYIREQEELVAEVTGIRVHRRDPNTTYYTC
- a CDS encoding LuxR family transcriptional regulator produces the protein MTKREVLKKVRDIIRCLEHQQTLPTDTCSVVAAKKLEMLVKEAPASLVYELSCIYSQLLHSGEDVGTVLNRLRKLLHSEGR